A portion of the Lolium rigidum isolate FL_2022 chromosome 1, APGP_CSIRO_Lrig_0.1, whole genome shotgun sequence genome contains these proteins:
- the LOC124708671 gene encoding protein H2A.6-like: MAGRKGAERKKAVTRSAKAGLQFPVGRIGRFLKKGRYAQRVGSGAPVYLAAVLEYLAAEVLELAGNAAKDNKKSRIVPRHLLLAIRNDEELGKLLAGVTIANGGVLPNIQSVLLPKKTAEKAAAAAEKESKSSPKKKK; this comes from the exons ATGGCCGGAAGGAAGGGCGCCGAGAGGAAGAAGGCGGTGACGCGCTCCGCCAAGGCCgggctccagttccccgtcggccgcATCGGGCGCTTCCTCAAGAAGGGCCGCTACGCCCAGCGCGTCGGCTCCGGCGCCCCCGTCTACCTCGCCGCCGTCCTCGAGTACCTCGCAGCAGAG GTCCTGGAGCTGGCCGGCAACGCGGCGAAAGACAACAAGAAGAGCCGCATCGTGCCCCGCCACCTGCTGCTCGCCATCCGCAACGACGAGGAGCTCGGCAAGTTGCTCGCTGGCGTCACCATCGCCAACGGCGGGGTGCTGCCCAACATCCAGTCCGTCCTGCTCCCCAAGAAGACCGCcgagaaggccgccgccgccgctgagaaGGAGTCGAAGTCGTCccccaagaagaagaagtag